One window from the genome of Luteithermobacter gelatinilyticus encodes:
- the ptsP gene encoding phosphoenolpyruvate--protein phosphotransferase — protein sequence MTPVSSAPRLLLRRLHKIMAGTGSAEDRLNQVVRLIAANMVAEVCSAYFLRGGEILELFATEGLKTSAIHRTRLRVGEGLVGHVASTGTPLSLTDAQNHPKFVYRQETGEEAYHSFLGVPILRAGRVAGVLVIQNRARRQYTEEEVEVLQTVAMVLAELVASGELFDPYEQPEGTLERAATPRFEGVVFSEGLAEGVAVLHEPRVEVIHHISEDPEKEKKRLKKALQDLEQEIDSMMSAEDFRHHGEHREILDVYKLFARDRGWQEKITDAIESGLTAEAAVERVQMENRSRMQQTRDPYLRERLSDLDDLANRLIRHLMGKVGTAAGAALPDNAIVVAQNMGPAELLDYDREKLQAVILQQGSPTAHVAIVARALGIPMVGQVEQAMLHVEEGEQVIVDGVDGVVYFSPQPEILASYQENIRARAELLASYEALRDKPAVTRDGIEIDLFINAGLSVDMDGLERTGALGVGLFRTEFQFMVSATMPKVDIQAEFYRSILESAADKPVVFRTLDIGGDKPVSFLKRDEEANPALGWRAMRISLDRPALLRYQLRALLQATAGKVFYVMFPMIADVSEFQQARAILQRELDWLDKFNKKGPTEIKVGTMLEVPSLLWQLDNLLPLVDFVSVGSNDLMQFFFACDRENPKLADRYDPLSPAALSMLKFIVDKCAEYKVPVTLCGELGGKPLAAMAMLGIGFTRLSIAPASVGPVKMMIRSLDLGQLKSYLDGLLSRPDHSLRGKLIAFARDHGIQI from the coding sequence ATGACCCCTGTAAGCAGTGCACCGCGCCTTTTATTGAGGCGATTACATAAGATCATGGCCGGGACCGGTTCCGCCGAGGACCGCCTGAACCAGGTGGTGCGTCTGATTGCGGCGAACATGGTGGCCGAGGTGTGTTCCGCCTATTTTTTGCGGGGCGGCGAAATTCTTGAACTGTTTGCCACCGAAGGCCTGAAAACCTCGGCCATTCACAGGACCCGTCTGCGCGTTGGCGAGGGGCTGGTGGGGCATGTGGCGAGTACAGGCACGCCACTGAGCCTGACAGACGCCCAGAATCACCCTAAATTTGTCTATCGGCAGGAAACTGGCGAGGAAGCCTATCATTCCTTTCTGGGGGTGCCAATCCTCAGGGCTGGCCGGGTGGCGGGGGTTCTGGTGATTCAGAACCGGGCCCGGCGGCAATATACCGAAGAGGAAGTGGAGGTTCTGCAAACCGTGGCCATGGTGCTGGCCGAACTGGTGGCCAGCGGCGAACTGTTTGATCCTTATGAGCAACCCGAAGGCACCCTGGAACGGGCGGCAACGCCGCGGTTTGAAGGGGTGGTGTTTTCCGAAGGCCTCGCAGAAGGGGTGGCTGTGCTGCATGAACCCCGGGTTGAGGTGATCCACCATATTTCCGAGGATCCGGAAAAGGAAAAGAAACGTCTTAAAAAGGCGCTTCAGGACCTGGAGCAGGAAATCGATTCCATGATGTCGGCGGAGGATTTTCGTCATCACGGAGAACACCGGGAAATCCTCGATGTTTACAAGCTATTTGCCCGGGACCGGGGGTGGCAGGAAAAAATCACGGATGCCATTGAATCGGGGCTGACGGCAGAAGCGGCGGTGGAACGGGTGCAGATGGAAAATCGCAGCCGGATGCAGCAAACCCGGGACCCATATCTGAGAGAGCGGCTGAGCGATCTGGATGATCTGGCCAATCGGCTGATCCGGCATTTGATGGGCAAGGTGGGTACGGCGGCCGGCGCGGCGTTACCGGATAATGCCATTGTTGTGGCGCAGAATATGGGGCCGGCCGAACTTCTGGATTATGACCGGGAAAAACTGCAGGCTGTGATTCTGCAGCAGGGCAGCCCCACAGCCCATGTGGCGATTGTGGCCCGGGCTCTGGGCATTCCCATGGTTGGTCAGGTGGAACAGGCCATGCTCCATGTGGAGGAGGGTGAGCAGGTCATTGTCGATGGCGTGGACGGGGTGGTTTATTTCTCCCCCCAGCCAGAGATCCTGGCCAGCTATCAAGAAAATATCCGCGCCCGGGCGGAGCTTCTGGCCAGCTACGAAGCCTTGCGGGACAAACCGGCGGTGACCCGGGACGGGATTGAAATTGATCTGTTTATCAATGCGGGCCTGTCGGTGGATATGGACGGGCTGGAGCGCACCGGCGCGTTGGGCGTAGGGCTGTTCCGCACGGAATTCCAATTCATGGTCAGTGCCACCATGCCCAAAGTGGATATTCAGGCGGAATTCTATCGTTCCATTCTTGAATCAGCCGCCGACAAGCCCGTGGTGTTCCGTACACTGGATATTGGCGGCGACAAACCGGTGTCTTTCCTGAAGCGGGATGAAGAAGCCAACCCGGCGCTGGGCTGGCGGGCCATGCGTATTTCCCTCGACCGTCCGGCGCTGTTGCGCTATCAGCTCAGGGCCCTGTTGCAGGCGACAGCCGGCAAGGTTTTTTATGTCATGTTTCCGATGATCGCCGATGTCAGCGAGTTTCAGCAGGCGCGGGCCATCCTGCAGCGGGAACTGGACTGGCTCGACAAATTCAACAAAAAGGGGCCGACGGAAATCAAGGTCGGCACCATGCTGGAAGTGCCATCATTGCTGTGGCAACTGGACAACCTGCTGCCGCTGGTGGATTTTGTGTCTGTAGGCAGCAATGACCTGATGCAGTTTTTCTTTGCCTGTGACCGGGAAAACCCGAAATTGGCGGACCGGTATGATCCGCTCTCCCCGGCGGCGCTCAGCATGCTGAAATTTATTGTTGACAAATGCGCAGAATATAAAGTGCCGGTGACGCTGTGCGGAGAGCTGGGCGGCAAGCCGTTGGCGGCGATGGCCATGTTGGGGATTGGCTTTACCCGCCTGTCCATTGCGCCAGCCTCAGTCGGGCCCGTGAAAATGATGATCCGCAGCCTTGATCTGGGCCAGCTTAAATCCTATCTCGACGGTCTCCTGAGTCGTCCGGATCACAGTCTGAGGGGCAAACTCATAGCCTTTGCCCGGGATCACGGGATCCAGATTTGA